A single genomic interval of Bradyrhizobium sp. sBnM-33 harbors:
- a CDS encoding glycerate kinase, producing the protein MTDRRSLLRAIFDAAVAAAHPDVVLSAHLRPAPRGKVICLAAGKGAAAMAAAAERHYLDTLGLDPSRLTGLATTRHGHGVPTRRIRVVEAGHPVPDEAGLKAADETLRLAAEATADDLLLVLLSGGGSANWIAPADGVSFAQKQQVNRALLRSGAPIGEMNIVRKHLSRIKGGRLARAGQRAAEIVTLAISDVPHDDPSAIASGPTVPDSSTLADARALVAKYNLTVDDAVRRALEDPKNESCKPSDPAFARARFEMIAKPKASLDAAIKVAKDAGYEVIGLGADLEGEAREVAADHARLALKAQSEGKRTAILSGGELTVTVRGNGRGGPNQEYALALADLLKDTSGIVALAADTDGADGGAGSATDPAGALIDQATFAKMKSLDLDPAAYLANNDATAFFSATGDLLLTGPTLTNVNDVRVILVDPA; encoded by the coding sequence ATGACCGACCGACGTTCCCTGTTGCGTGCGATCTTTGATGCGGCCGTTGCGGCCGCGCATCCCGACGTGGTGCTCTCGGCGCATCTGCGTCCCGCGCCTAGGGGCAAGGTGATCTGCCTCGCCGCGGGCAAGGGCGCGGCGGCGATGGCGGCTGCGGCCGAACGGCACTACCTCGACACGCTGGGGCTTGATCCGTCGCGACTGACCGGCCTTGCCACCACGCGCCACGGCCACGGCGTGCCAACGCGGCGGATCAGGGTTGTCGAAGCCGGCCATCCCGTGCCCGACGAAGCCGGGCTGAAAGCCGCCGACGAGACGTTGCGTCTCGCCGCGGAGGCGACTGCGGACGATCTTTTGCTGGTGCTGTTGTCCGGCGGCGGCTCGGCAAACTGGATCGCACCCGCAGATGGCGTTTCGTTCGCACAGAAGCAGCAGGTAAACCGCGCGCTGTTGCGTTCGGGCGCGCCGATCGGCGAGATGAATATCGTGCGCAAGCATCTGTCGCGGATCAAGGGCGGCCGGTTGGCCCGCGCCGGGCAGCGTGCCGCCGAGATCGTGACGCTTGCGATCTCCGATGTACCGCACGACGATCCGTCCGCGATTGCATCGGGACCGACAGTACCGGATTCCTCCACGCTGGCGGACGCCCGCGCCCTGGTCGCAAAGTATAATCTCACAGTCGACGATGCCGTCAGGCGCGCACTCGAAGATCCCAAGAACGAGAGCTGCAAGCCCAGCGATCCCGCCTTTGCCCGCGCGCGATTCGAGATGATTGCAAAGCCCAAGGCTTCGCTCGACGCGGCCATCAAGGTCGCGAAGGACGCAGGCTATGAGGTCATCGGCCTCGGCGCGGATCTCGAAGGCGAGGCGCGCGAGGTGGCGGCCGATCATGCGCGACTGGCGCTGAAAGCACAAAGCGAGGGCAAACGAACCGCGATCCTGTCGGGCGGCGAGCTCACGGTGACGGTGCGTGGCAATGGCCGCGGCGGTCCCAACCAGGAATATGCGCTGGCGTTGGCGGATCTTCTGAAGGATACGTCCGGCATTGTGGCACTGGCCGCAGACACCGATGGCGCCGATGGCGGCGCCGGCAGCGCCACCGACCCGGCTGGCGCTTTGATCGATCAGGCGACGTTTGCGAAGATGAAGTCGCTCGACCTCGATCCTGCGGCCTATCTCGCCAACAACGATGCGACCGCGTTCTTTTCGGCGACCGGCGATCTCCTGCTGACCGGCCCGACGCTCACCAACGTCAACGACGTCAGGGTGATTTTGGTGGACCCGGCGTAG
- a CDS encoding ABC transporter ATP-binding protein: protein MTQAQLAQGNAPLLAVRDVSVVFGGIIALNGVSFDMHKGAILGLIGPNGAGKTTLFNCLSRLYQPSSGDILMEGVSILARPPHRIAEIGIGRTFQNVALFPNLSVLDNVRVGTHSRSNSDIISDSLRLGWVRRGEAELNRHVHEIVSYLGLDDVAHTIVSGLPFGTQKRVELARALAADPKILLLDEPAGGLNHEEVHVLGDLIKRIRDERHMTVLLVEHHMGLVMSIADHVVALNFGRKLAEGTPAQVQADPDVIKAYLGSKDQ from the coding sequence ATGACGCAGGCACAGCTCGCGCAGGGCAATGCTCCCCTGCTCGCGGTCCGCGACGTCAGCGTCGTGTTCGGCGGCATCATCGCGCTCAACGGTGTGTCCTTTGACATGCATAAGGGCGCAATCCTCGGTCTGATCGGGCCAAACGGCGCCGGCAAGACGACGCTGTTCAATTGCCTCTCCAGACTCTATCAGCCATCCTCCGGCGACATCCTGATGGAAGGTGTCAGTATCCTGGCGCGCCCGCCGCACCGGATCGCCGAGATCGGCATCGGGCGCACCTTCCAGAACGTCGCGCTGTTTCCCAATCTTTCGGTGCTCGACAACGTTCGCGTCGGGACCCATTCCCGTTCCAACAGCGACATCATCAGCGACTCCTTGCGACTGGGCTGGGTGCGCCGTGGCGAGGCCGAGCTCAACAGGCACGTCCACGAGATCGTCAGCTATCTCGGCCTCGATGACGTCGCTCACACCATCGTGTCGGGCCTGCCGTTCGGTACCCAAAAACGAGTCGAGCTGGCGCGCGCACTGGCTGCCGATCCCAAGATCCTGCTGCTCGATGAACCTGCTGGCGGTCTCAATCACGAAGAAGTCCACGTGCTTGGCGATCTGATCAAGCGCATTCGCGACGAGCGCCACATGACGGTGCTGCTGGTCGAACATCACATGGGTCTGGTGATGTCGATCGCCGACCACGTCGTCGCACTCAACTTCGGCCGCAAGCTCGCCGAGGGAACACCGGCCCAGGTCCAGGCCGACCCGGATGTCATCAAAGCCTATCTGGGGAGCAAAGACCAATGA
- a CDS encoding ABC transporter ATP-binding protein, giving the protein MTAMLNVKDLRAYYGQVQALHGLSFSLNEGSLTTLLGANGAGKTTTLRAICSMVRSTGAIEFEGKPLSGQSTENVVRLGIAHVPQGRGTFTTMTVEENLQLGAITRNDRKNIGSDIERMYDHFPVLKERHTQQAGTLSGGEQQMLAVARALMLRPRLMLLDEPSFGLAPLIVRDLFKILGKINREDKVTILVVEQNAQLALELADQAYVIETGRIVMSGDAKDIATNEDVRKSYLGY; this is encoded by the coding sequence ATGACCGCGATGCTTAACGTCAAGGATCTGCGCGCCTATTACGGCCAGGTCCAGGCGCTTCATGGCCTGAGCTTTTCGCTCAACGAGGGCAGCCTGACCACGCTGCTCGGCGCCAACGGCGCCGGCAAGACCACCACCTTGCGCGCGATCTGCAGCATGGTGCGCTCCACCGGCGCGATCGAGTTCGAGGGCAAACCGCTTTCCGGCCAATCGACCGAAAACGTCGTTCGCCTTGGCATCGCCCATGTGCCGCAGGGCCGCGGCACCTTCACCACCATGACAGTGGAGGAAAACCTGCAGCTTGGGGCTATCACCCGCAACGACAGGAAGAACATCGGTTCCGACATCGAGCGCATGTACGACCATTTCCCGGTGCTGAAGGAACGGCATACCCAACAGGCCGGAACGCTATCCGGCGGCGAGCAGCAAATGCTCGCGGTCGCGCGGGCGCTGATGCTGCGTCCGCGGCTGATGCTGTTGGACGAGCCGTCGTTCGGTCTTGCCCCCTTGATCGTGCGCGACCTGTTCAAGATTCTCGGCAAGATCAACCGCGAGGATAAGGTCACCATCCTAGTGGTCGAGCAGAACGCGCAGCTGGCGCTGGAACTCGCCGACCAGGCGTACGTCATCGAAACCGGACGGATCGTGATGTCGGGCGACGCCAAGGATATCGCGACCAACGAAGACGTCCGTAAATCCTATCTCGGCTACTGA
- a CDS encoding branched-chain amino acid ABC transporter permease, translating to MSAAEEVVTEAPAVEAVPKRAMTLGLGTSLVVLAALIVGPLFVKNFIIFQMTMLLIYGLAVLALNILTGGSGQFSLGQSAFYAVGAYTSAILIEHGGMNYALTLPIAGLICFAFGFVFGQPALRLSGIYLALATFALAVAMPQLLKLGFFEHWTGGVQGLVVTKPDAPFGLPMSQDMWLYYFTLVITIGIYIASVNLLRSRSGRAFMAIRDNEIAASAMGVDVALYKTLAFGVSAGITGVAGGLGAIAVQFVAPDSYTITLAISLFLGMVVGGVGWLPGSIVGAAFIIFVPNIAEHISKGLSGAVFGVLLFIVIFLVPHGARQVAIVAQQMIGKLKR from the coding sequence ATGAGCGCTGCTGAGGAAGTCGTCACTGAAGCACCGGCCGTCGAAGCCGTTCCGAAGCGAGCCATGACGCTCGGCCTGGGCACCTCGCTCGTGGTGCTCGCCGCGCTGATCGTCGGACCGCTGTTCGTCAAGAACTTCATCATCTTCCAGATGACGATGCTCCTGATCTACGGACTTGCGGTTCTCGCCCTGAACATCCTGACCGGCGGAAGCGGCCAGTTCTCACTCGGCCAGAGCGCGTTCTACGCGGTCGGCGCCTATACGTCGGCGATCCTGATCGAACATGGCGGCATGAACTATGCGCTGACGCTGCCGATCGCGGGCCTCATCTGCTTCGCCTTCGGATTCGTGTTCGGCCAGCCGGCGCTGCGGTTGAGTGGCATTTACCTCGCGCTGGCGACCTTCGCGCTTGCGGTCGCCATGCCGCAACTCTTGAAGCTCGGTTTCTTCGAGCACTGGACCGGCGGCGTGCAGGGACTGGTCGTGACCAAGCCCGATGCGCCGTTCGGCCTGCCGATGTCGCAGGACATGTGGCTGTATTACTTTACGCTGGTGATCACCATCGGGATCTATATCGCCTCGGTCAATCTTTTGCGCTCGCGCTCCGGCCGCGCCTTCATGGCGATCCGCGATAACGAGATCGCGGCCTCCGCGATGGGCGTCGACGTCGCCCTCTACAAGACGCTGGCGTTCGGCGTCTCGGCCGGCATCACCGGCGTTGCCGGCGGGCTCGGCGCTATCGCGGTGCAGTTCGTGGCGCCCGACAGCTACACCATCACGCTCGCGATCTCGCTGTTCCTCGGCATGGTCGTCGGTGGCGTCGGCTGGCTGCCGGGATCGATCGTGGGCGCCGCCTTCATCATCTTCGTGCCGAATATCGCCGAACATATCTCGAAGGGCCTCTCCGGGGCGGTGTTCGGCGTGCTGTTGTTTATCGTCATCTTCCTCGTGCCGCACGGCGCAAGGCAGGTCGCGATCGTTGCGCAGCAGATGATAGGTAAACTGAAGAGGTAA
- a CDS encoding branched-chain amino acid ABC transporter permease yields the protein MELFTNQVLAGIATGAIYACMALAVVMIYQAIDHLNFAQGEMAMFSTFISWQLMQWGIPYWWAFLITLVISFAGGIVIERLLFKPLAKAPVLTNVAGFIALFAIVNSCAGLIWDFTIKQYPTPFGSSPFLGSQLISTHQAGMIGVTLLLLLALYFFFQFTRIGLAMRAAASLPESARLVGINTSWMIALGWGMASAIGAIAGILIAPVVFLEPNMMGGVLIYGFAAAVLGGLTSPLGAVVGGFLVGIFENLAGTYIPGVGNELKLPIALALIITVLVVKPAGLLGRPIVKRV from the coding sequence ATGGAGCTATTTACCAACCAAGTCCTGGCCGGCATCGCCACGGGCGCGATCTATGCCTGTATGGCGCTCGCCGTCGTGATGATTTACCAGGCGATCGACCATCTGAATTTCGCTCAGGGCGAAATGGCGATGTTCTCGACCTTCATTTCCTGGCAGCTAATGCAGTGGGGCATACCCTACTGGTGGGCGTTTCTGATCACGCTGGTCATCTCTTTTGCCGGCGGCATCGTCATCGAGCGGCTGCTGTTCAAGCCGCTCGCCAAGGCGCCGGTCCTGACCAACGTCGCCGGCTTCATCGCCCTGTTTGCGATCGTCAACAGTTGTGCCGGGCTGATCTGGGACTTCACGATCAAGCAGTATCCGACACCGTTCGGATCCTCGCCCTTCCTCGGCAGCCAGCTCATCTCGACCCACCAGGCCGGCATGATCGGCGTCACCTTGCTGCTGCTGCTCGCACTTTATTTCTTCTTTCAGTTTACCCGGATCGGCCTTGCGATGCGCGCGGCCGCTTCGCTGCCTGAATCGGCGCGCCTGGTCGGCATCAACACGTCGTGGATGATCGCGCTGGGCTGGGGCATGGCGTCGGCGATCGGCGCGATCGCCGGCATCCTGATTGCACCGGTCGTGTTCCTGGAGCCGAACATGATGGGCGGCGTGCTGATCTACGGATTTGCCGCGGCCGTCCTCGGCGGCCTGACCAGCCCGCTCGGCGCCGTGGTCGGCGGATTCCTGGTCGGCATCTTTGAAAATCTCGCCGGGACCTACATTCCCGGCGTCGGTAACGAGTTGAAGCTACCGATCGCGCTTGCGCTGATCATCACCGTATTGGTCGTCAAACCGGCTGGGCTGTTGGGCCGGCCCATCGTGAAGCGAGTTTGA
- a CDS encoding ABC transporter substrate-binding protein — protein sequence MSVINLRLGAFAAALALLAATSSGALAQKKYDTGATDTEIKIGNIMPYSGPASAYGVIGKTEEAYFRKINAEGGINGRKINFISYDDAYSPPKTVEQARKLVESDEVLLIFNPLGTPPNTAIQKYLNSKKVPQLFVATGATKWNDPKEFPWTMGWQPNYQSESQIYAKYILKNHPNAKIGILYQNDDYGKDYLKGFKDGLGAKAASMIVLEESYEVSQPTIDSHIVKLKSSGADVFFNITTPKFAAQAIKKNSEIGWKPLHFLNNVSASIGSVMKPAGFENGQDIISSQYFKDPTDAQWKNDAAMKAWNEFLDKYYPEANRADASVMYAYIVSQGLVHVLKACGDDLTRANVMKQAANIKDLELSGLLPGIKVNTSPTDFAPLSQLQLIRFKGENWERFGEILSGDVGG from the coding sequence ATGTCCGTTATCAACTTGCGACTGGGAGCCTTTGCGGCTGCCCTCGCATTGCTTGCCGCGACCAGCAGCGGCGCATTGGCACAAAAGAAATACGACACCGGCGCCACCGATACCGAAATCAAGATCGGCAACATCATGCCCTACAGTGGGCCGGCCTCCGCCTACGGCGTGATCGGAAAAACCGAAGAGGCCTATTTCAGGAAGATCAACGCCGAGGGCGGCATCAACGGCCGCAAGATCAACTTCATCAGCTATGACGATGCCTACAGCCCGCCGAAGACGGTGGAGCAGGCCCGCAAGCTGGTGGAGAGCGATGAAGTGCTGCTGATCTTTAACCCGCTCGGCACCCCGCCGAACACCGCGATCCAGAAGTACCTGAACAGCAAGAAAGTGCCGCAACTGTTCGTCGCCACCGGCGCCACCAAGTGGAACGACCCCAAGGAATTCCCCTGGACGATGGGCTGGCAGCCCAACTACCAGAGCGAGTCGCAGATCTATGCCAAGTACATCCTGAAGAACCATCCGAACGCCAAGATCGGTATCCTCTATCAGAACGATGATTACGGTAAGGACTATCTGAAAGGCTTCAAGGACGGACTTGGCGCCAAGGCCGCATCAATGATCGTCCTGGAGGAGAGCTACGAAGTCTCCCAACCGACGATCGACTCCCACATCGTCAAGCTGAAGTCGTCAGGCGCCGACGTCTTCTTCAACATCACCACGCCGAAGTTTGCGGCGCAGGCGATCAAGAAGAACTCCGAGATCGGCTGGAAGCCGCTGCATTTCCTCAACAACGTCTCGGCCTCGATCGGCAGCGTGATGAAGCCGGCCGGATTCGAGAATGGACAGGACATCATCTCGTCGCAATACTTCAAGGATCCAACCGACGCGCAATGGAAGAACGATGCCGCGATGAAGGCATGGAACGAGTTCCTGGATAAGTATTATCCGGAAGCCAACCGGGCCGATGCATCGGTGATGTACGCCTATATCGTGTCTCAAGGTTTGGTGCACGTGCTAAAGGCCTGCGGCGACGACCTGACCCGCGCAAACGTCATGAAGCAGGCGGCCAACATCAAGGACCTCGAACTCAGCGGCCTGCTACCTGGGATCAAGGTCAATACGTCGCCAACCGACTTTGCTCCGCTCTCGCAATTGCAACTGATAAGGTTCAAGGGCGAGAACTGGGAACGCTTCGGCGAAATTCTCTCGGGTGACGTCGGCGGCTAA
- a CDS encoding EAL domain-containing protein: MTDHISTTALRSAHLSARLEEAINHLSLGIVVFDEKREVVFCNRRYREMYGLSPEQVKPGTPTHELIRHRLNLGLKVQVAVDDYIRERVGRDIALDTTVQEFTDGRIVAYTVYPMPGGGGMATHEDITEREELNARLKKQYELGKEQEEALRIRNFQFDTAINNMSQGLCFFDSDHRLIVCNDRFVEMYDIAPERVSPGMSLVEIVDLRFEAGSFPAMTRDEYLQWRTNVAVSNEAKDSIVELKNGRTFKIRHRPMPGGGWVATHEDITEQRQSEVKIEYMAHHDALTDLANRVLLNNRLEYALGRVSGGEMVAVHHLDLDQFKAVNDTFGHPCGDKLLRSVAERLRRLVGDSDTIARMGGDEFVIVQATISDPADATSLAQGVIDALSEPYEIDGQQAVIGVSIGISVGPGDGSNPDKLLRNADLALYRAKSDGRSTFRFFEPAMDLQMQTRRIMEQDLRKALPAGEFELHYQPVVNLASKEISGFEALIRWNHPTKGMISPAAFIPLAEEIGFIVPMGEWVIRQACATAAQWPDNLHVAVNISAIQFRSPGLMQVIVGALAASGLAPTRLEIEITETVLLHNKEATLAVLHQLRALGIRIAMDDFGTGYSSLTYLQSFPFDKIKIDRSFVKNITENSSSLNIVRAVAALANGMGMTATAEGVETAEQLHSIASEGCTEMQGFLFSKPLPAFEIERQFLSGRGRGAQGRIVAA; this comes from the coding sequence ATGACGGATCACATCTCGACAACCGCGCTGCGGTCAGCGCATTTGAGTGCGCGCCTCGAGGAGGCGATCAACCATTTGTCGCTCGGTATCGTCGTCTTCGACGAGAAGCGCGAGGTCGTTTTCTGCAACCGCCGCTACAGGGAAATGTACGGCCTCTCGCCTGAACAGGTGAAGCCGGGAACACCGACTCATGAACTGATCCGGCACCGGCTGAATCTCGGCCTGAAGGTGCAGGTCGCGGTCGATGATTATATCCGTGAGCGCGTCGGTCGCGACATCGCACTCGACACCACGGTGCAGGAGTTCACCGACGGCCGGATCGTCGCCTACACCGTCTACCCAATGCCCGGCGGCGGCGGGATGGCGACGCATGAGGACATCACGGAGCGCGAAGAGCTCAATGCTCGGCTGAAGAAGCAATACGAGCTGGGCAAGGAGCAGGAAGAAGCCCTGCGCATCAGGAACTTCCAGTTCGACACCGCGATCAACAACATGTCGCAGGGGCTTTGCTTCTTCGATTCCGACCACCGCCTGATCGTCTGCAACGATCGCTTCGTGGAGATGTACGACATCGCGCCCGAGCGCGTCAGCCCCGGCATGTCGCTGGTCGAGATCGTCGACCTGCGCTTCGAAGCCGGCAGCTTCCCCGCCATGACGCGGGACGAATATCTGCAATGGCGCACCAACGTGGCGGTTTCCAATGAAGCGAAAGACAGCATCGTCGAGTTGAAGAACGGGCGCACCTTCAAGATCCGCCACCGCCCGATGCCCGGCGGCGGCTGGGTCGCGACGCATGAGGATATCACCGAGCAGCGCCAGTCCGAGGTCAAGATCGAATACATGGCGCATCACGATGCGCTGACCGATCTTGCCAACCGGGTGCTGTTGAACAACCGGCTCGAATATGCGCTGGGCAGGGTTTCGGGCGGGGAAATGGTGGCCGTCCACCACCTCGATCTCGATCAATTCAAGGCCGTAAACGATACGTTCGGCCACCCCTGCGGCGACAAATTGCTCAGGAGCGTCGCCGAACGGTTGCGCCGGCTCGTCGGCGATTCCGACACGATCGCACGGATGGGCGGTGATGAATTCGTCATCGTGCAGGCCACGATCTCCGACCCTGCCGATGCCACTTCGCTGGCGCAGGGCGTCATTGATGCGTTGAGCGAGCCCTATGAAATCGACGGCCAGCAGGCCGTGATCGGCGTCAGTATCGGCATTTCGGTCGGTCCCGGCGACGGATCGAACCCCGACAAACTGCTGCGCAACGCCGACCTCGCGCTCTACCGCGCCAAGAGCGACGGCCGCAGCACGTTCCGCTTCTTCGAGCCGGCGATGGACCTGCAGATGCAGACCCGCCGCATCATGGAGCAGGATCTGCGCAAGGCGCTGCCGGCGGGCGAGTTCGAGCTGCACTACCAGCCGGTCGTCAACCTGGCGAGCAAGGAAATCAGCGGGTTCGAGGCGCTGATACGCTGGAATCATCCGACCAAGGGAATGATCTCGCCGGCCGCCTTCATCCCGCTGGCCGAAGAGATCGGCTTCATCGTGCCGATGGGCGAGTGGGTCATCAGGCAGGCTTGTGCCACCGCCGCGCAATGGCCGGACAACCTTCACGTCGCCGTCAATATTTCAGCGATCCAGTTTCGCAGTCCCGGCCTGATGCAGGTGATCGTCGGCGCGCTTGCCGCTTCCGGTCTCGCGCCGACGCGGCTCGAGATCGAAATCACCGAGACAGTGCTGTTGCACAACAAGGAAGCGACGCTTGCAGTGCTGCATCAGTTGCGGGCGCTCGGAATCCGGATCGCGATGGACGATTTCGGCACCGGATATTCGTCGCTGACTTATCTGCAGAGCTTTCCGTTCGACAAGATCAAGATCGATCGCTCGTTCGTCAAGAACATCACCGAGAATTCTAGCTCGCTCAACATCGTGCGCGCGGTTGCCGCGCTCGCCAATGGAATGGGCATGACGGCGACCGCCGAGGGCGTGGAAACGGCGGAGCAGCTCCACAGCATCGCATCCGAAGGATGCACGGAAATGCAGGGCTTCCTGTTCAGCAAGCCGCTTCCCGCGTTTGAGATCGAGCGGCAATTCCTGTCGGGACGCGGGCGCGGGGCTCAAGGCCGCATCGTCGCGGCGTGA
- a CDS encoding ABC transporter substrate-binding protein, which yields MSTMKKLAVVSAALGLLAASSSGVLAQKKYDPGASDTEIKIGNIMPYSGPASAYGVIGKTEEAYFRKINAEGGINGRKINFISYDDAYSPPKTVEQARKLVESDEVLLVFNPLGTPPNTAIQKYLNSKKVPQLFVATGATKWNDPKNFPWTMGWQPNYQSETQIYAKYILKEKPNAKIGILYQNDDYGKDYLKGFKDGLGAKAASMIVLEESYEVSEPTIDSHIVKLKASGADVFINITTPKFAAQAIKKNAEIGWKPLHFLNNVSASIGSVIKPAGMENAQDIISSQYLKDPTDAQWKDDPGMKAWNEFLDKYYPEANRADASVMFGYTVAQGLVHVLKACGDNLTRENVMKQAASIKDLELGGLLPGIKVNTSPTDFAPISSVQLIKFKGETWERFGEILSGDAGG from the coding sequence ATGTCCACAATGAAAAAACTTGCGGTTGTTTCGGCCGCGCTTGGACTACTCGCCGCATCGTCGAGCGGCGTTCTCGCACAGAAGAAATACGATCCCGGCGCGAGCGACACCGAAATCAAGATCGGCAACATCATGCCTTACAGCGGACCGGCTTCCGCCTATGGCGTAATCGGCAAGACTGAGGAAGCCTATTTCAGGAAGATCAACGCCGAAGGCGGCATTAACGGGCGCAAGATCAACTTTATCAGCTATGACGATGCCTACAGCCCGCCGAAGACGGTGGAGCAGGCGCGCAAGCTGGTGGAGAGCGATGAAGTGCTCCTCGTCTTCAACCCGCTCGGCACTCCGCCGAACACGGCGATCCAGAAATACCTGAACAGCAAGAAGGTGCCGCAACTGTTCGTCGCCACCGGCGCCACCAAGTGGAACGATCCGAAGAATTTCCCTTGGACCATGGGTTGGCAGCCGAACTACCAGAGCGAAACGCAGATCTATGCGAAATACATTCTGAAGGAGAAGCCGAACGCGAAGATCGGCATTCTCTATCAGAACGACGACTACGGTAAGGACTACCTGAAGGGCTTCAAGGACGGGCTCGGCGCCAAGGCCGCGTCGATGATCGTGCTGGAGGAAAGCTACGAGGTCTCCGAGCCGACCATCGACTCCCATATCGTCAAGCTGAAGGCGTCCGGCGCCGACGTGTTTATCAACATCACCACGCCGAAATTCGCGGCGCAGGCGATCAAGAAGAACGCCGAGATCGGCTGGAAGCCGCTGCACTTCCTCAACAACGTCTCGGCCTCGATCGGCAGCGTCATCAAGCCGGCCGGCATGGAGAACGCGCAGGACATTATCTCCTCGCAATACCTGAAGGATCCGACGGATGCACAGTGGAAGGATGATCCAGGCATGAAGGCCTGGAACGAGTTCCTGGACAAGTATTATCCGGAAGCCAACCGCGCCGACGCATCAGTGATGTTCGGCTACACGGTGGCGCAGGGTCTCGTGCATGTGCTCAAGGCCTGCGGCGACAATCTCACGCGCGAGAACGTCATGAAGCAGGCCGCCAGCATCAAGGACCTCGAACTCGGAGGTCTGCTGCCGGGCATCAAGGTCAACACGTCACCGACCGACTTTGCCCCGATCTCGTCGGTGCAACTGATCAAGTTCAAGGGCGAGACCTGGGAACGCTTCGGTGAAATCCTGTCCGGTGACGCCGGCGGCTAG